The Diorhabda sublineata isolate icDioSubl1.1 chromosome 6, icDioSubl1.1, whole genome shotgun sequence genome includes a window with the following:
- the LOC130445960 gene encoding ADP-ribosylation factor-like protein 1 — MGMLFSYFKSLIGTREMRILILGLDGAGKTTILYRLQVGEVVTTIPTIGFNVEQVTYKNLKFQVWDLGGQTSIRPYWRCYYSNTDAIIYVVDSADKERIGISKDELVPMLREEELSDAILVVLANKQDIPGCMSLKEVHQALGLEALKNRTFQIFKTSATKGEGLDMAMEWLANALKNRK, encoded by the exons ATGG GTATgttatttagttatttcaaaaGCCTAATAGGCACACGCGAAATGCGAATTTTAATATTGGGCCTAGACGGTGCAGGCAAGACGACGATATTATATCGATTACAAGTAGGAGAGGTAGTTACAACTATTCCAACGATAGGATTTAACGTTGAACAAGTGACTtataaaaatctcaaatttcaagTGTGGGATTTAGGAGGTCAAACTAGTATAAG acCTTATTGGAGATGCTATTATAGTAATACGGATGCTATTATTTATGTGGTTGATTCCGCTGATAAGGAGAGGATAGGCATATCAAAAGACGAATTAGTTCCGATGTTAAGG GAGGAGGAATTATCAGATGCCATTTTAGTAGTCCTGGCTAACAAACAGGATATACCAGGTTGTATGTCACTAAAAGAAGTACATCAAGCTCTAGGACTTGAAGCTTTAAAAAATAGgactttccaaatatttaaaacatcgGCTACTAAAGGAGAAGGATTGGATATGGCGATGGAATGGCTGGCTAATGCTCTTAAAAACAGGAAATAA
- the LOC130445959 gene encoding probable phosphorylase b kinase regulatory subunit alpha isoform X1, whose amino-acid sequence MRSRSNSGVRLDYYQRLVHKVIMEHQNPVTGLFPASLENNHAWIRDNVYCILSVWGLSMAYKKIADQDEDRAKTYELEQSCVKLMRGLLMCMMQQKDKVERFKQTQNPLDSLHAKYSSVTGQIVVGDNEWGHLQIDSISLYLLLLAQMTASGLQIIFNLDEVAFIQNLVFYIECAYCTPDYGIWERGDKTNHGLPELNASSIGMAKAALEAMNELDLFGARGGPYSVIHVLADEAQKCQAVLQSMLPRESSSKEIDSGLLSVISFPAFAIDDPSLISHSRQSIIEKLQGRYGFRRFLRDGYRTPKEDPSRLYYEPWELRMFENIECEWPLFFCYMILDNLFRGNKENAESYTKQLEEIMIRTDDGLKLVPELYSVPSEFVNAEYKNPGSQQRIPLGLCPFRWAQSLYIVGKLLQEGFLAPGELDPLNRRLGSEKKPDVVVQVVILAEDFEIKEKLAEHDIKVQTIAEVAPIEVQPARVLSHLYTYLGRNKKLGLSGRKSRDVGILSTSKLYSLGDKIFAFTPQNFDPEEYYTSYDIALLADKVRAHLAFLTMSWRNMLGRPTISVVITKNHLEDGKLPLAMITTMKKLKSGYINGTRVTLGNLKDFLSTSCITNLSFLGCHEDGLPDKLNPQVQQYMEEHSVRSLSHRYSLLPVARVGPKNKHLMRKMSVRGAVKKTRSINVDSETLGMEGNVSLDRRSSLYFPQISIDVADYSKEDMKRTPSPEKNPKLMKTESRTPVVSITRHRHQSETQYADTEVEELFAMLRESDSLDEQGDILQYLVDTKGLDYNTGMLEYGRVVTVKDLLKGLYEKACHQKMWGLVRHTAGMLGKRVEDLAKAVTDLLVRQKQITVGMPPNNEHTITAPLPENDLRLLIHEAYGEDDSTAMLTQELLSYLAMFIRTEPQLFLEMLRLRVGLIIQVMATELSRTLICDGDEASEHLLNLSPFEMKNLLHHIISGKEFAISSVGRGNFSIVTNKSSRISKKSHISLGNEIDDNNIEPDRQGQWLRRRRLDGALNRVPTDFYSRVWSVLEKCQGLDIAGKVLPQTLTQEMTSGELKFALAVETVLNTIPQPEYRQLIVEATMVLTLVSEYSIVPSLGGIIQVEYLVHIANELFLDDQMKCEGDATLCCAKPKELRELSQSGGLLCGGAAYICQHFYDSAPSGCYGTMTYMTRAVAVTLEGLPKQGDLDCTIS is encoded by the exons ATGAGGAGTCGGAGTAATTCGGGAGTCCGTTTGGACTATTATCAACGTCTCGTACATAAAGTTATTATGGAGCATCAAAACCCGGTTACGGGATTATTTCCAGCAAGTTTAGAAAATAATCACGCTTGGATTCGAGACAACGTTTACTGTATACTTTCGGTTTGGGGTCTATCGATGgcgtataaaaaaattgccgATCAAGATGAAGATAGAGCAAAAACCTATGAATTGGAGCAGTCTTGTGTAAAGTTAATGAGAGGTTTATTAATGTGTATGATGCAGCAGAAGGATAAAGTTGAGAGATTTAAACAAACACAAAATCCTTTAGATTCCCTACATGCCAAATATTCATCTGTTACTGGACAAATAGTTGTAG GTGATAATGAATGGGGTCATTTACAAATAGATTCAATTTCCCTCTATCTTCTACTCCTTGCGCAAATGACAGCATCTggtttacaaataatatttaatctaGATGAAGTAgcttttatacaaaatttagttttttacaTTGAATGTGCTTATTGTACTCCCGATTATGGCATTTGGGAACGAGGTGATAAGACTAACCATGGCTTACCAGAATTAAATGCCAGCTCAATTGGTATGGCAAAAGCTGCCTTAGAAGCAATGAATGAACTTGATTTATTTGGAGCAAGGGGGGGTCCTTACAGTGTCATTCATGTTTTAGCAGATGAGGCACAAAAATGTCAAGCTGTGTTACAG TCAATGTTACCAAGAGAATCCAGTTCAAAAGAAATTGATAGTGGTTTACTTTCAGTAATTAGCTTTCCAGCTTTTGCTATAGATGATCCCTCATTAATTTCCCATAGTAGACaatctattattgaaaaacttcAAGGACGGTACGGCTTTAGAAGATTTTTAAGAGACGGTTACAGAACTCCCAAAGaa GATCCAAGCAGATTATATTACGAACCATGGGAACTGAGAATGTTTGAAAATATCGAATGTGAATGGCcgctatttttttgttatatgatattagataatttatttagaGGAAACAAAGAAAATGCTGAAAGTTATACAAAACAATTGGAAGag ATTATGATTCGTACTGATGATGGATTGAAATTAGTCCCAGAACTTTACTCGGTGCCTTCAGAATTTGTGAATGCTGAATATAAAAATCCTGGAAGTCAACAACGGATTCCTTTGGGTCTTTGTCCATTTCGTTGGGCGCAGAGTCTGtatattgttggaaaattattACAGGAG GGTTTTTTGGCTCCCGGTGAACTAGATCCCCTTAATAGACGATTAGGTTCAGAAAAAAAACCGGATGTAGTGGTACAAGTGGTAATTTTAGCAGAAGATTtcgaaattaaagaaaaattggcAGAGCATGATATTAAAGTGCAAACTATTGCCGAGGTAGCTCCTATTGAAGTTCAACCGGCAAGAGTTCTTTCTCATCTTTATACATATTTAG GTCGTAATAAAAAACTTGGGCTGTCTGGTAGGAAATCTAGAGATGTGGGCATACTTTCGACGAGCAAATTGTATTCTTTGGGTGATAAAATTTTTGCTTTCACACCTCAG AACTTCGATCCAGAAGAATATTATACAAGCTATGACATTGCTCTATTGGCCGATAAAGTTAGAGCTCATTTAGCGTTTTTAACAATGAGCTGGAGGAATATGCTTGGAAGACCTACGATATCAGTAGTGATAACCAAAAATCATTTAG AGGATGGAAAATTACCATTGGCCATGATaactacaatgaaaaaattaaaatccgGTTACATAAATGGTACCCGTGTAACATTGGGTAATTTAAAAGACTTTCTAAGTACTAGCTGTATAACGAATTTGAGTTTTTTGGGATGCCACGAAGATGGTTTACCAGATA agttGAATCCTCAAGTTCAACAGTATATGGAAGAGCATTCGGTTAGAAGTTTATCTCACAGATATTCCCTTCTGCCAGTTGCTAGAGTCGGTCCTAAGAATAAACATCTGATGAGAAAAATGTCTGTCCGAGGGGCAGTTAAAAAAACTAGATCAATCAATGTCGATT CTGAAACTTTAGGTATGGAAGGAAACGTGAGCTTAGATAGACGTTCGTCGTTGTATTTTCCACAAATATCGATAGATGTCGCTGATTATTCGAAAGAAGATATGAAAAGGACGCCATCTCCAGAGAAGAATCCTAAATTAATGAAGACCGAATCTAGAACGCCGGTTGTTAGCATAACCAGACACAGACATCAATCGGAAACCCAGTATGCTGATACTGAG GTGGAGGAGTTGTTCGCAATGTTAAGGGAATCCGATTCCTTAGACGAACAAGGTGACATCCTACAATATTTAGTAGATACCAAAGGTCTCGATTACAATACAGGAATGTTGGAATACGGTCGAGTAGTTACCGTAAAAGATCTATTGAAAGGATTATATGAGAAAGCCTGTCATCAAAAGATGTGGGGTCTCGTCCGACATACGGCCGGTATGTTGGGAAAACGTGTAGAAGATCTCGCTAAAGCCGTTACCGATTTATTAGTTAGACAAAAGCAAATAACCGTTg GTATGCCGCCGAATAACGAACACACTATTACCGCCCCATTACCCGAAAACGATCTGAGACTTTTAATTCACGAGGCTTACGGTGAAGATGACAGTACCGCTATGTTGACACAAGAGTTACTCTCCTATTTGGCCATGTTCATCAGAACGGAACCACAACTGTTTCTGGAAATGCTCAGATTGAGAGTCGGTTTGATTATTCAG GTAATGGCGACAGAACTTTCTCGAACACTAATCTGCGACGGTGACGAAGCATCggaacatttattaaatttaagtccgttcgaaatgaaaaatttgttacatCACATTATAAGCGGTAAAGAATTCGCAATAAGTAGCG TTGGCAGAGGTAACTTTTCGATAGTTACGAATAAATCTAGTCGTATAAGTAAG AAAAGTCATATCAGTTTAGGAAACGAAATAGATGATAATAACATCGAACCAGACCGTCAAGGACAGTGGttgagaagaagaagattagACGGAGCCCTAAATAGAGTCCCGACAGATTTTTATTCGAGAGTTTGGTCTGTATTGGAAAAA tgTCAAGGATTGGACATAGCGGGTAAAGTTCTACCACAAACTTTGACTCAAGAAATGACCTCTGGGGAATTAAAATTCGCATTGGCGGTAGAAACTGTATTAAATACAATACCCCAACCCGAATATAGACAATTAATAGTGGAAGCTACGATGGTTTTAACATTGGTATCGGAATATAGTATTGTACCTTCATTAGGTGGTATCATACAAGTGGAATATCTTGTACATATAGCCAACGAATTATTTTTAGATGACCAG ATGAAATGCGAGGGTGACGCTACCCTTTGTTGCGCCAAACCGAAAGAACTACGGGAACTGTCTCAAAGCGGAGGTTTGTTATGCGGTGGAGCTGCATATATCTGTCAACATTTTTACGACAGCGCCCCTAGCGGTTGTTACGGTACTATGACGTACATGACGCGAGCCGTGGCAGTCACATTAGAAGGTTTACCCAAACAAGGAGATTTAGATTGTACGATtagttga
- the LOC130445959 gene encoding probable phosphorylase b kinase regulatory subunit alpha isoform X2, whose product MRSRSNSGVRLDYYQRLVHKVIMEHQNPVTGLFPASLENNHAWIRDNVYCILSVWGLSMAYKKIADQDEDRAKTYELEQSCVKLMRGLLMCMMQQKDKVERFKQTQNPLDSLHAKYSSVTGQIVVGDNEWGHLQIDSISLYLLLLAQMTASGLQIIFNLDEVAFIQNLVFYIECAYCTPDYGIWERGDKTNHGLPELNASSIGMAKAALEAMNELDLFGARGGPYSVIHVLADEAQKCQAVLQSMLPRESSSKEIDSGLLSVISFPAFAIDDPSLISHSRQSIIEKLQGRYGFRRFLRDGYRTPKEDPSRLYYEPWELRMFENIECEWPLFFCYMILDNLFRGNKENAESYTKQLEEIMIRTDDGLKLVPELYSVPSEFVNAEYKNPGSQQRIPLGLCPFRWAQSLYIVGKLLQEGFLAPGELDPLNRRLGSEKKPDVVVQVVILAEDFEIKEKLAEHDIKVQTIAEVAPIEVQPARVLSHLYTYLGRNKKLGLSGRKSRDVGILSTSKLYSLGDKIFAFTPQFLDISQNYIATDYELMIDVCKSEINFLKSSWQNVLGRPLTIMVSRSIDLEDGKLPLAMITTMKKLKSGYINGTRVTLGNLKDFLSTSCITNLSFLGCHEDGLPDKLNPQVQQYMEEHSVRSLSHRYSLLPVARVGPKNKHLMRKMSVRGAVKKTRSINVDSETLGMEGNVSLDRRSSLYFPQISIDVADYSKEDMKRTPSPEKNPKLMKTESRTPVVSITRHRHQSETQYADTEVEELFAMLRESDSLDEQGDILQYLVDTKGLDYNTGMLEYGRVVTVKDLLKGLYEKACHQKMWGLVRHTAGMLGKRVEDLAKAVTDLLVRQKQITVGMPPNNEHTITAPLPENDLRLLIHEAYGEDDSTAMLTQELLSYLAMFIRTEPQLFLEMLRLRVGLIIQVMATELSRTLICDGDEASEHLLNLSPFEMKNLLHHIISGKEFAISSVGRGNFSIVTNKSSRISKKSHISLGNEIDDNNIEPDRQGQWLRRRRLDGALNRVPTDFYSRVWSVLEKCQGLDIAGKVLPQTLTQEMTSGELKFALAVETVLNTIPQPEYRQLIVEATMVLTLVSEYSIVPSLGGIIQVEYLVHIANELFLDDQMKCEGDATLCCAKPKELRELSQSGGLLCGGAAYICQHFYDSAPSGCYGTMTYMTRAVAVTLEGLPKQGDLDCTIS is encoded by the exons ATGAGGAGTCGGAGTAATTCGGGAGTCCGTTTGGACTATTATCAACGTCTCGTACATAAAGTTATTATGGAGCATCAAAACCCGGTTACGGGATTATTTCCAGCAAGTTTAGAAAATAATCACGCTTGGATTCGAGACAACGTTTACTGTATACTTTCGGTTTGGGGTCTATCGATGgcgtataaaaaaattgccgATCAAGATGAAGATAGAGCAAAAACCTATGAATTGGAGCAGTCTTGTGTAAAGTTAATGAGAGGTTTATTAATGTGTATGATGCAGCAGAAGGATAAAGTTGAGAGATTTAAACAAACACAAAATCCTTTAGATTCCCTACATGCCAAATATTCATCTGTTACTGGACAAATAGTTGTAG GTGATAATGAATGGGGTCATTTACAAATAGATTCAATTTCCCTCTATCTTCTACTCCTTGCGCAAATGACAGCATCTggtttacaaataatatttaatctaGATGAAGTAgcttttatacaaaatttagttttttacaTTGAATGTGCTTATTGTACTCCCGATTATGGCATTTGGGAACGAGGTGATAAGACTAACCATGGCTTACCAGAATTAAATGCCAGCTCAATTGGTATGGCAAAAGCTGCCTTAGAAGCAATGAATGAACTTGATTTATTTGGAGCAAGGGGGGGTCCTTACAGTGTCATTCATGTTTTAGCAGATGAGGCACAAAAATGTCAAGCTGTGTTACAG TCAATGTTACCAAGAGAATCCAGTTCAAAAGAAATTGATAGTGGTTTACTTTCAGTAATTAGCTTTCCAGCTTTTGCTATAGATGATCCCTCATTAATTTCCCATAGTAGACaatctattattgaaaaacttcAAGGACGGTACGGCTTTAGAAGATTTTTAAGAGACGGTTACAGAACTCCCAAAGaa GATCCAAGCAGATTATATTACGAACCATGGGAACTGAGAATGTTTGAAAATATCGAATGTGAATGGCcgctatttttttgttatatgatattagataatttatttagaGGAAACAAAGAAAATGCTGAAAGTTATACAAAACAATTGGAAGag ATTATGATTCGTACTGATGATGGATTGAAATTAGTCCCAGAACTTTACTCGGTGCCTTCAGAATTTGTGAATGCTGAATATAAAAATCCTGGAAGTCAACAACGGATTCCTTTGGGTCTTTGTCCATTTCGTTGGGCGCAGAGTCTGtatattgttggaaaattattACAGGAG GGTTTTTTGGCTCCCGGTGAACTAGATCCCCTTAATAGACGATTAGGTTCAGAAAAAAAACCGGATGTAGTGGTACAAGTGGTAATTTTAGCAGAAGATTtcgaaattaaagaaaaattggcAGAGCATGATATTAAAGTGCAAACTATTGCCGAGGTAGCTCCTATTGAAGTTCAACCGGCAAGAGTTCTTTCTCATCTTTATACATATTTAG GTCGTAATAAAAAACTTGGGCTGTCTGGTAGGAAATCTAGAGATGTGGGCATACTTTCGACGAGCAAATTGTATTCTTTGGGTGATAAAATTTTTGCTTTCACACCTCAG TTCTTGGATATATCCCAAAATTATATTGCAACAGACTATGAACTGATGATAGATGTATGCAAAagcgaaataaattttttaaaatcgagCTGGCAGAATGTACTAGGAAGACCGCTAACCATAATGGTTAGTAGGAGCATCGACTTAG AGGATGGAAAATTACCATTGGCCATGATaactacaatgaaaaaattaaaatccgGTTACATAAATGGTACCCGTGTAACATTGGGTAATTTAAAAGACTTTCTAAGTACTAGCTGTATAACGAATTTGAGTTTTTTGGGATGCCACGAAGATGGTTTACCAGATA agttGAATCCTCAAGTTCAACAGTATATGGAAGAGCATTCGGTTAGAAGTTTATCTCACAGATATTCCCTTCTGCCAGTTGCTAGAGTCGGTCCTAAGAATAAACATCTGATGAGAAAAATGTCTGTCCGAGGGGCAGTTAAAAAAACTAGATCAATCAATGTCGATT CTGAAACTTTAGGTATGGAAGGAAACGTGAGCTTAGATAGACGTTCGTCGTTGTATTTTCCACAAATATCGATAGATGTCGCTGATTATTCGAAAGAAGATATGAAAAGGACGCCATCTCCAGAGAAGAATCCTAAATTAATGAAGACCGAATCTAGAACGCCGGTTGTTAGCATAACCAGACACAGACATCAATCGGAAACCCAGTATGCTGATACTGAG GTGGAGGAGTTGTTCGCAATGTTAAGGGAATCCGATTCCTTAGACGAACAAGGTGACATCCTACAATATTTAGTAGATACCAAAGGTCTCGATTACAATACAGGAATGTTGGAATACGGTCGAGTAGTTACCGTAAAAGATCTATTGAAAGGATTATATGAGAAAGCCTGTCATCAAAAGATGTGGGGTCTCGTCCGACATACGGCCGGTATGTTGGGAAAACGTGTAGAAGATCTCGCTAAAGCCGTTACCGATTTATTAGTTAGACAAAAGCAAATAACCGTTg GTATGCCGCCGAATAACGAACACACTATTACCGCCCCATTACCCGAAAACGATCTGAGACTTTTAATTCACGAGGCTTACGGTGAAGATGACAGTACCGCTATGTTGACACAAGAGTTACTCTCCTATTTGGCCATGTTCATCAGAACGGAACCACAACTGTTTCTGGAAATGCTCAGATTGAGAGTCGGTTTGATTATTCAG GTAATGGCGACAGAACTTTCTCGAACACTAATCTGCGACGGTGACGAAGCATCggaacatttattaaatttaagtccgttcgaaatgaaaaatttgttacatCACATTATAAGCGGTAAAGAATTCGCAATAAGTAGCG TTGGCAGAGGTAACTTTTCGATAGTTACGAATAAATCTAGTCGTATAAGTAAG AAAAGTCATATCAGTTTAGGAAACGAAATAGATGATAATAACATCGAACCAGACCGTCAAGGACAGTGGttgagaagaagaagattagACGGAGCCCTAAATAGAGTCCCGACAGATTTTTATTCGAGAGTTTGGTCTGTATTGGAAAAA tgTCAAGGATTGGACATAGCGGGTAAAGTTCTACCACAAACTTTGACTCAAGAAATGACCTCTGGGGAATTAAAATTCGCATTGGCGGTAGAAACTGTATTAAATACAATACCCCAACCCGAATATAGACAATTAATAGTGGAAGCTACGATGGTTTTAACATTGGTATCGGAATATAGTATTGTACCTTCATTAGGTGGTATCATACAAGTGGAATATCTTGTACATATAGCCAACGAATTATTTTTAGATGACCAG ATGAAATGCGAGGGTGACGCTACCCTTTGTTGCGCCAAACCGAAAGAACTACGGGAACTGTCTCAAAGCGGAGGTTTGTTATGCGGTGGAGCTGCATATATCTGTCAACATTTTTACGACAGCGCCCCTAGCGGTTGTTACGGTACTATGACGTACATGACGCGAGCCGTGGCAGTCACATTAGAAGGTTTACCCAAACAAGGAGATTTAGATTGTACGATtagttga